In Lactuca sativa cultivar Salinas chromosome 5, Lsat_Salinas_v11, whole genome shotgun sequence, the DNA window TGTATGTTGCACCACATGTCAGTTGATGTTTTCCTTGCAATGTATGTGGCAAGTTTTTTTTATAGGGATGAGCAAAGGAACCGACCGGCTGAAACCGGCTTGAACCGAACCCGGCCCGGGAACCGAAGTTGGCCAAAATTAAGAATCGAACCGGACCATCGGTTCTACCAGTTCCCGGTTCTTACCGTGTCTTCAATGTTGGAACCAGTCATCAAGAAATAGCAACAAACAGTTCcagtttttgccggttctacagGTTCCGGTTCCTACTGGTTCCCGGTTTCAAAAATACACAAGAATATCATCCCGGTCCCGGCCCGAATGGTTTTATCCTGTACCGATTCCGGCCAGTTCCCTGGTCCATATGTTCATCCCTACTTTTTTAGATTATGAATGGTAATGATTGCTCTCCTCCACAACTGTTCTCCCTCGTTTtgtaaccaccaccaccatttgGTGAGCAGAGCTATGTTCTGGGCTTTTAGAGAGCCAACTCCGAGGCCTCCATCCTTTTTTTCTGCAACTATCTTGGATGAGTTCACTTAATGTATcttgttttttttcttaaatccCACCCCATAAAAATCTACGCCTTATTTTTTCAAGGAGATGGAAAATGCCATGTAGTACATTGAACAAAGACATATAATAAGTTGGAAGGCTATTTAAAACCGATTTTATTAAGGTGAGGCGCCCGCCAAATGAAAGAGCTTTGGTCTTCCAAGTTGATAATTTGGACTTAAACTTATCAACAATAGGCTGCCAGTTTTTCTTTAATGACATATTTGTGCCGACTAGGATCTCCGGTTAGGTAAATGGGAAACCTCCTTCCAAACATCCCAAGACTCTTGCCATTCGAAGACATTTCAAACATCCTAAGACTCTTGCCATTCGAAGACATTTCTATGTCAAGATTTGATGAAATTTACTTTGAGACAAGATGAAAATATTTAATCAGATGAAATATGAAAATATTTAAgtatactaaactataaatttcattttattttttacaaataagaaatacatacatatcaaaatttatgatttttttctttttatgaaTATAGACAAATAAATTGATATACTTATTTATAAAAACGGTTTTATTAAAAACCAAAATTATGTATATCTTAAATATCAAAGTATGGCTTATATTCAAAATATCATATCTCCATAAACTTTTGAAGTATCATCTTTCTccaattatttttaatatttttagacATTTTATAATTActataaaaacttatttttatcAATTAATTTACTATTATGCATCTCTTATAAAGTCTATGTTAAAAAATCATCTATACCCTTCATAACATTTCAAAATATCACATTTACCTAAATTGTTATTTTGATTGGTTCTAGTAAGTTTTAAGCCAtagagaaaattaattaaaaaggaAAATACTGATTCAGATTTTCGTTTATAATTCTCTTGATCAAAAAACTGATTTTgttaaaaataatgtttttttattgcATAAACTTTAAAACACTAATATGATGTTCTTgtctaaaactaaaaaaaaaaatgatattcgATTAACAAGAATTTTAACGTGATTATAAGCAACTTGTGCAAATTATAGGCTATAGAATTTTGGATCAAAGATTACAATCTAATTAATCATTGTAACTTCGTTAGCAATTATTCCAGCAAATCCAATTGATACTTCAATCAAAACCCCAACCCAAAAGATGACAAAATAAAGTACAAAAAGATATAAAACATAGACGAAAacatcatataacatacaaaAACTCGACTATCCTCCAGAAACTAGAGAGCCTAAAATGTTCATATGATGCATGACTActacaattttataaaaacagATGCTGCATTTATATCCAAACATCCACTTTGTAACaagttttttcattaaaaaaaaaaaagaagaaggcaAACATAAGTAATATTCATTGTTATATTTGGTGTAGAATGGGCGCACGACAACACGAAGAATAACTTCCAATCATTCTCTAAAGTTTCTGTAACCAGAAAACAAAAGAcagttttggtaagttttaagctTAATCGTTCTTCATAACCTTCAAAAAGGAAACACAAAAATGGATCTTTTTTGTGCAACTTATGTTGCAATCAAGATTTCTGATCTGGGATTTTGAAAACAAGCAAAAGGGTATATGATTGGGTTATTTTCTTGATAACCTtgcaaaaaaactcaaaaaaaaaaaggatCTTTTTATAAGCAATTTTAAATAGTTCTGATCTGGGATTTTGAGAAAAAGCAAAAGGGTATGATTGTGTTGTTTTCTTGAATACCTTGCAAAAAAACACAAAAAGTGGATCTTTTTATGCAAAATTCAATTAGTAATCAAGATTTCTGATCtgggattttgaaaacaaaccaaAGGGAATTATTTGAGTTATTTTCTTGATAAACCTTTGCAAGAAGACAAAAATTAGATCCTTTTGTGCATTTTAAGTAGTAATCAAGATCTCTTATATCTGGAAAGCAAGAAGGAAAGATTTGAGTTATTTTctacataaataaaacacacaaAATGGATCTTTTTTATGCAATTTAAGTAGTAATCAAGATTTTGATCTGGTATTTTAAAAGCAAGCAAAAGGGTACAGCTATGTTATTATCAAACAATTACCTAAATGGAGAAATATACTTGTCAACCAATGCCTTGTCTTGATCATTATAAAAGAACCATTTTTCATCAGAAATAATTGCATCTCCACAACAAGAATCTGCAAATTTTGTtatataaataagtaaataaacacACATGTTCGAATTTACCTCATAAATCCACAAACTAACCTTGAAGCAAGATGCCAATTTTATCAGAATAACCCTTCAATCTCCAAAGTTTGCATCCATTTCTGTCCAAAAGTTCAGGTTCCAATCTAACTATATACGATTCACGAGGCACCTCTTTGTGTGTACAAAATCACAAAACAAATCAACAAAAAGTACAAGTTCTAAAGCACATGATAAGATTACTATATATGGAAAGGTACAAACTTTAAAGCAAGGAAAGATCCTACCAACCTCTCAAATCCAAAGAATTAGCAAGGGTTTGAGCAGTTTCAGCCTTGATCTTTAAAAGAAGATCTTTTTGTTCAGAAATGGAAAGTGGGACACCATTACTTGAAAGTATAGTTTTTGCCACCTCATCTTGTATCTTTTTCTTCATGTTTTTCTCCTATCAAGACCACAAAccattaacaaaacaaaaatattatataaaataaaaaaacagatTCCCGGTTTTTAGAATGTGAATTACCTTCTCACGATTAGCACTCAACTTCTCTTTTGCTTTCTTCTTCTCCACCACATTTTGTTCTTCAATCCACAATCTCATCTTTCTATAACCAAATAATAAAACCATTCAGATATAATATAACAACAACAATACACAAATCCCATAACAAAACCAATCAGATataatcaagaataaagaaatgggAAATGACTTAACGCAGTGCAAAGGGCTTCATCACATAAAAAGTTCAAAAGCCGGAgcttttttgaaaagtttaattcgTTGTAATCATTAAAACACTCCACAAGACTCTTTTGTGACAGAATCTGGGATTCAGTAATACACTCTTTAAAATCCTCCTCCCATGATTTTCCTGAATATCTGCATAAAATTAGAGAGCATCGTTTAACTTTAATAATGCCATCAACTatcaactaactaactaactttACATTTAattgaagtaataaaaaaaaaacgtACTTTATTCCCGAATCTTCTTCTATTAAAGAGAGCAATCTAATATGGAACTGAACAATTAACGCTTCATGTGTTTTATGTGCATCCGCGCATGTCAATTCGCGAAGTATAATTTCAGGTTGCCCTTTCTTTACCTCAAAAACCTAATATCACAAAGAAGTTATACACATTTTGAGCATAAAAGTTTCCTAATTTGATCCAAGATTActtaaagtttgaagcttttttatGTAAGAATATTAATTAACATCTACAAAAACAAACATTGGCGTTACGATCTCTTTTCAACCTTGAAATATTACCTAAAACATCAAAGTTCCCGACTTTTGTAATACATATGGTAGGTTCTTGATTTTATCAAACTTACCTCTCCAAAAGTTTCACAGAATTCTAATAACTGCAAAGCATGTCCAATGTCTCCTGAAGGCATGTCAATGCCTGCTAGATTGGTTAACTCGGTGCCTTGTGGTAGTTGAATCTCCACTTTATGACCTTCATTCATGTCCTCAATCGCGTCTTTTTCATCCTAGCAACATTTAACAAGGATTATAAGAAGCATTTGAGCTTTTTAAACCACTTTCATGTTCATTTTTAACCTACTGTAacattttataaagtttaaaCTTACCTCACTTTCGAGATCAACTTCTTCTTTCATCACTTTTGTTTCCAGTTCATCTTTTGGTTCCTATATGTTCATTTCAGGCAATTCGCATGAGGCTTCCAAAATCTTGtttccttgtgtgtgtgtgtgtgtggggggggggggggggggggggggggggggggggggaatgtacCTTATTATCAGAAACCTTTTGCCTTTTTCGTGAGCCACCATCAGCTCTTTTCACCAGTGTGGAGCCTTTAATGTTTAAAAGATTGGAAACCGATGAATACCCGTTTTTTTTAGCAGTATGAGCAAGCGTCCCAGTTGGAATACGACCACTCTTCTTCCTAAAACATCCTCATTTTCACTATATTATCGCTCTCATAAAAAGGTTTACAGTTACAGGTATGTAAAAGAGGAACCCTAAATAGCATTATCTTTCAAGAATATCGTAATCCCTTCCCCAAAAGATGTGTTATGGTTTGACGTGTAAGGTTAAAAGGGTACTTGTTGATTGCAAAATTGGAATGAATGTTATTGCCAAAATAATACAAACAATATGTTATCCGTGGTACTTGTTTGTTTGGAAAAGGTATTGAAAAGTTCATAGGTTATTCAATTTATAAATTGAAAAGTACCAAATCTGGTAAAGTCAAATTTGAAGCTTTTTTTAGGGGAATCAGATCTTGAAAACGGAGATATGTAGCAATATATCAGATCGACAACAGCACTTACATGCAAAAACTGCAATTACAAATTCCTCTACATCTGGGGCATTTCCAATCAGCCGATGCCGCAGCTTCTTCCGCATTCTCTCCATATCTGATTCAACGgaaaaaaatcaacaaaatccAAACCCTAAATCCCCTCAATCTCTCAGATCCATAAACGTAAACACGGTAAATAAACTGATCGATCAACAAGTAGGTCAAATTAAACAAAGATCACCTGTTTAGAAGACATGCTTGACATACATTAAGTGGGCATTGCTTCTTGTTATCGCCCTGGTTGGTGCAGGTCACCGAAAAGTCCATGGTTTTCTGTCGACACTGACCACAAAACACATATTTTAATCTCTAGATTGCCAAGAAAACATGGATCTTTTTGTGGAAAAACAGTCAAACACACACATTGCATGGAGCCATGGAGTGGTACCTGGTGACAAGTTTTTCCATTTTTGGAATCGTAGATTCTGTTACCAACGACGCGAACACCTGGAGATTTTGTGCGTTTGGgagttgaggaagaagaagaaggattgaGTTGATTTTTTTTGGGTGTTTGGGGGCGAGTTGACTCATCCTGAATCGACTTCGG includes these proteins:
- the LOC111915656 gene encoding uncharacterized protein LOC111915656, with the translated sequence MAANRTSASSKSTTTQIDLNTTTTTTKTKTKRKSKPKPKPKSIQDESTRPQTPKKNQLNPSSSSSTPKRTKSPGVRVVGNRIYDSKNGKTCHQCRQKTMDFSVTCTNQGDNKKQCPLNVCQACLLNRYGENAEEAAASADWKCPRCRGICNCSFCMKKSGRIPTGTLAHTAKKNGYSSVSNLLNIKGSTLVKRADGGSRKRQKVSDNKEPKDELETKVMKEEVDLESEDEKDAIEDMNEGHKVEIQLPQGTELTNLAGIDMPSGDIGHALQLLEFCETFGEVFEVKKGQPEIILRELTCADAHKTHEALIVQFHIRLLSLIEEDSGIKYSGKSWEEDFKECITESQILSQKSLVECFNDYNELNFSKKLRLLNFLCDEALCTAKMRLWIEEQNVVEKKKAKEKLSANREKEKNMKKKIQDEVAKTILSSNGVPLSISEQKDLLLKIKAETAQTLANSLDLREVPRESYIVRLEPELLDRNGCKLWRLKGYSDKIGILLQDSCCGDAIISDEKWFFYNDQDKALVDKYISPFRNFRE